The following proteins come from a genomic window of Dreissena polymorpha isolate Duluth1 chromosome 1, UMN_Dpol_1.0, whole genome shotgun sequence:
- the LOC127881985 gene encoding protein misato homolog 1-like: MSFREIVTLQVGHYSNFVGTHMWNAQESSFNYDPAKASEKEICHDVLYREGQNLQREVTFTPRLVLLDLKGSLRTLRQQGDLYDMGIEEEVNWPGDVTMHSEDRPARNAFLKSLHKEDSRIDDDDNHDEDDDCISKDNGKTSKKKKKMAHCKESDTDRMQQDKTHSFDEQVKVWSDFLGARFHPKTIQVVQEFRHQEEYSPFDIYPLGEEVMRNYETTCEWEDRVHYFTEECDNLQGFHLLADTHNGFGGIMSGMLKYLEDEFPGKGVLAFGLTPADASDDTAQARATRIINSALAYDTACRHSSLFVPASVAKGLWRLLEPPRKYPYLDFNSSPFHTSAILAAAIDTMTLPYRLYDGAINITDITHSFNAQGRKMASLSANFPLGLYQDESLVDFLTPYVAEMNVYPWQPLTPHITNQNAPFIQSAVSRGAMFNGAQTKTDSQKLPQCFTNVKSTEETIRNFLFEKSRGSPFSLQCLKTSISTKMPFPQIFSKAISKTGYVSTSDRPDGVSVETAPVITSLQCAPDLCDLIGQLTSSASKMNIKKHHRYLSAGLEEDDFTDVLDNLNAVANCYHMYREAM, encoded by the exons ATGTCTTTTAGAGAAATTGTGACACTTCAGGTCGGCCATTATTCAAACTTTGTTG GTACCCACATGTGGAATGCTCAGGAGTCATCATTCAACTATGACCCTGCAAAAGCAAGTGAAAAAGAAATTTGTCACGATGTGTTGTATAGAGAGGGACAGAATCTGCAACGGGAAGTAACGTTCACCCCACGTCTTGTGTTGTTAGATTTGAAG GGAAGTCTAAGAACTCTTCGACAACAGGGAGATCTTTACGACATGGGTATTGAAGAAGAAGTAAACTGGCCAGGGGACGTAACTATGCACAGTGAAGACCGGCCAGCAAGGAATGCCTTCTTAAAAAGTCTCCACAAAGAGGATAGTCGTATTG ATGATGATGACAATCATGATGAGGATGATGACTGCATCAGTAAAGACAATGGCAAAACATccaagaaaaagaagaaaatggcTCATTGCAAAGAATCCGATACAGACCGTATGCAGCAGGACAAGACGCATTCATTTGACGAGCAGGTGAAAGTCTGGTCAGATTTCCTGGGTGCTAGATTTCACCCAAAAACCATTCAAGTTGTCCAGGAATTTCGCCACCAGGAGGAGTATTCACCCTTTGACATCTATCCGCTAGGTGAAGAAGTCATGCGTAATTACGAGACAACTTGTGAATGGGAGGATCGTGTTCATTACTTCACCGAGGAATGTGATAACTTGCAAGGATTTCACCTGCTGGCTGATACCCACAATGGCTTTGGTGGCATCATGTCAGGCATGCTTAAGTATCTGGAGGACGAGTTCCCGGGAAAAGGAGTGCTTGCGTTTGGTTTGACTCCCGCTGACGCGAGTGATGACACAGCACAAGCCAGAGCTACAAGAATTATTAACTCTGCCCTGGCATATGACACAGCATGCCGCCATAGCTCACTTTTTGTGCCGGCTTCTGTTGCAAAGGGACTTTGGCGTTTGTTAGAGCCACCAAGAAAGTATCCATATTTAGATTTTAACTCCTCGCCCTTCCATACCAGTGCCATTCTCGCTGCAGCTATAGATACCATGACTCTTCCATATCGACTTTATGACGGTGCCATCAATATCACGGACATAACTCACTCGTTCAATGCACAAGGAAGAAAGATGGCCTCTTTAAGTGCAAATTTCCCACTTGGGTTGTACCAAGATGAAAGCTTAGTAGACTTTCTTACGCCGTATGTAGCAGAGATGAATGTATACCCATGGCAGCCATTGACACCTCACATAACCAATCAAAATGCACCTTTTATTCAGAGTGCAGTTTCTCGTGGTGCCATGTTTAATGGGGCTCAGACAAAAACTGATTCACAAAAACTTCCCCAATGCTTCACCAATGTGAAAAGTACTGAAGAAACTATAAGAAACTTTTTATTCGAAAAATCTCGGGGTTCCCCATTTtctttgcaatgtttaaaaacatCTATCAGTACTAAAATGCCGTTCCCCCAGATTTTTTCAAAGGCCATCAGTAAAACAGGTTATGTATCAACATCTGACCGGCCTGATGGAGTCAGTGTGGAGACGGCACCTGTGATAACTTCTCTACAGTGTGCCCCGGATCTGTGTGACCTGATTGGTCAGTTGACGAGTTCAGCCAGTAAAATGAACATAAAGAAACACCATCGTTATTTGTCAGCTGGTCTGGAAGAAGACGACTTTACAGATGTATTGGACAACCTGAATGCAGTGGCTAACTGTTACCATATGTATCGCGAGGCTATGTAG